From the candidate division KSB1 bacterium genome, one window contains:
- a CDS encoding amino acid adenylation domain-containing protein codes for MSKLDLEAVYPLSPMQHGMLFHSLYAPESGVYIEQLSCTLLGDLHPTAFVQAWQQVMDRQPVLRTAFAWKSTEKPMQVVHRRLPVPFTQLDWRDLPAAQQSAQFEAFLQADRGRGFDLARAPLMRLTLLRLDTEVYKLVWTHHHLLFDGWSMPILFKEVLTFYEALRSGRTAILPPARPFRDYITWLNQQDLSAAGKFWRHTLQGFTAPTPLVVDRARPTAAMNGESDYRKESLLLSDELSRQLQALARQHQLTLNTLLQAAWALVLHRYSGEADIVFGTTVSGRPTEIAGVENMVGLFINTLPLRVRLASDPPVLALLGQIQHHAAEMRQFEYSPLVQVQSWSEVPAGTPLFDSILVFENYPADTALARRREDGGLAIQDIRSFERTNYPLTFVSGPRRPMALELAYDARRFDRDTIQRLLGHVQMLLHGMAADPRQPISRLPLLTPPETHRLLIEWNDTAADSRIDQCIHQWFECEVEKHPGAVAVEFEGARLTYRELNQRANQLARHLRQLGVGPETLVALCFERSLEMVIAMLGILKAGGAFVPIDPNYPAERVKFMLADARPAVLLTQKHLAEKLPATTAQVIGLEAEWEKIARQPATNLSNATHPGNLAYVIYTSGSTGRPKGVLLHHRGLHNLVQAQIRDWGFDEKSRVLQFASLSFDAAVSEIFCALLSGGLLYVTRQETLMSLTDLHRCLQEQHLSAVTLPPSVLAMLSHENLPALRTVISAGEPCTWELAARWSAGRQLFNAYGPTEGTIAACWQLVEGREADRDTVPIGRPFANVQLYVLDARLRPVPIGVPGELHIGGAGVARGYLNRPDLTAEKFIPHPFSRELGARLYKSGDLARWRPDGRLEFLGRLDQQVKVRGFRIEPGEIEACLKQHPAVREAVVVARAEAPNERQLVAYLVPQAGHALHPGELQNFLQTHLPGYMVPAAFVALESMPLLPNGKIDRRRLPAPEGSRLVSDKEFLAPRTVTEELLATLWQSLLRVPRVGGHDSFFELGGHSLLATQLVSRIREAFHVELPIRRLFELRTLAALAVEIDRLRNDAAATVAAPPLQPVARSGELPLSFAQQRLWFLDQLQPGAAFYNIPVALRLHGRLDTAALEKSLQRVIARHESLRTTFASRDGRPVQVIAPTLQFRLPLIALENWPESARAAEVLRLSREEALQPFDLVHGPLLRARLLRLAAEEHVLLLTLHHIIADGWSMGVLVREVAQTYTAALAGKEPGLPELPIQYADYAAWQRQWLSGEVLQKQLAFWKEQLAGHTEVLELPTDRPRPPLQTFHGAVEKVTFAPELLHSLQTLSQREGVTLFMTLLAAFQTLLHRYTGQPDILVGSPIANRTRAETENLIGFFVNTLVLRADFSGNPTFRELLRQVRERCLGAYAHQDLPFEKLVEELQPVRDLSRSPLFQVAFILQNAPMQKLELPGLTLSPLETAATTAKYDLTLTMAEGQDGLHAWAEYNTDLFNAETITRLLGHFETLLQGIAREAEQRVSYLPLLPA; via the coding sequence ATGAGCAAGCTGGATCTTGAAGCCGTTTATCCTCTCTCCCCGATGCAGCACGGCATGCTGTTTCACAGCCTGTATGCGCCGGAGAGCGGGGTGTACATCGAACAGTTGAGTTGCACCCTGCTCGGCGATCTGCACCCCACCGCCTTCGTGCAGGCGTGGCAACAGGTGATGGATCGCCAGCCGGTTTTGCGCACCGCCTTTGCCTGGAAAAGCACGGAAAAGCCGATGCAAGTCGTGCATCGCCGCCTGCCCGTGCCCTTCACCCAGCTTGACTGGCGCGACCTGCCGGCCGCGCAACAAAGCGCGCAGTTCGAAGCTTTTTTGCAGGCCGATCGCGGCCGCGGGTTCGATCTCGCCCGCGCGCCCCTGATGCGCCTCACGCTGCTGCGCCTCGACACCGAAGTCTACAAACTGGTGTGGACGCACCACCATCTCCTGTTCGACGGCTGGTCGATGCCGATTCTTTTCAAAGAGGTGCTCACTTTTTACGAGGCGCTGCGAAGCGGTCGCACCGCCATCTTGCCACCGGCGCGGCCCTTTCGTGACTACATCACCTGGCTCAATCAACAGGATTTGTCCGCGGCCGGGAAATTCTGGCGTCACACCCTGCAGGGCTTCACCGCGCCCACCCCGCTGGTGGTGGATCGTGCCCGCCCGACCGCTGCCATGAACGGGGAGAGCGACTATCGCAAGGAGAGCTTGTTGCTGTCCGACGAGCTTTCCCGGCAACTGCAGGCGCTCGCCCGGCAGCATCAGCTCACGCTGAACACTCTGCTGCAGGCCGCGTGGGCGCTGGTGTTGCATCGTTACAGCGGTGAAGCCGACATCGTCTTCGGCACGACGGTTTCCGGCCGGCCGACAGAGATCGCCGGCGTGGAAAACATGGTGGGGCTCTTCATCAATACCCTGCCGCTGCGCGTGCGACTGGCTTCCGATCCCCCGGTGCTGGCGCTGCTCGGGCAGATTCAACATCACGCCGCGGAAATGCGGCAATTCGAATACAGCCCGCTGGTGCAGGTGCAAAGCTGGAGCGAGGTGCCGGCCGGCACCCCGCTGTTCGACAGTATTTTGGTCTTCGAAAATTATCCCGCCGACACCGCGCTCGCCCGCCGGCGCGAAGACGGCGGCCTGGCGATTCAGGACATCCGTTCCTTCGAGCGCACCAACTACCCGCTCACCTTTGTCTCCGGTCCGCGGCGGCCGATGGCACTGGAGCTTGCCTATGACGCACGCCGCTTCGACCGCGACACGATTCAGCGCCTGCTGGGGCATGTGCAGATGCTGCTGCACGGCATGGCTGCCGATCCGCGGCAACCAATCTCCCGCCTGCCGCTGCTCACGCCACCGGAAACGCATCGTCTGCTGATCGAATGGAACGACACCGCGGCAGACAGTCGCATTGACCAATGCATTCACCAATGGTTCGAATGCGAAGTCGAAAAACATCCCGGGGCGGTGGCGGTGGAATTCGAGGGGGCGCGGCTGACGTATCGTGAGCTCAACCAGCGCGCCAATCAGCTCGCCCGCCATTTGCGCCAGCTCGGTGTCGGCCCCGAAACGTTGGTGGCCTTGTGCTTCGAGCGTTCGCTGGAGATGGTAATCGCCATGCTCGGCATTCTCAAAGCCGGTGGCGCCTTCGTGCCCATCGATCCCAACTATCCGGCCGAACGGGTGAAGTTCATGCTGGCGGATGCCCGGCCGGCGGTGTTGCTGACGCAAAAACATCTGGCGGAAAAGCTGCCGGCCACCACAGCGCAGGTGATTGGCCTCGAGGCAGAATGGGAAAAGATCGCCCGGCAGCCGGCAACGAATTTGAGCAATGCCACCCATCCCGGGAATTTGGCCTATGTGATCTACACCTCCGGTTCCACCGGCCGGCCCAAAGGGGTGTTGTTGCACCATCGCGGTTTGCACAATTTGGTGCAGGCCCAAATCCGGGATTGGGGATTCGATGAAAAGAGCCGGGTGTTGCAATTTGCCTCGCTCAGCTTCGATGCCGCAGTTTCGGAAATTTTTTGCGCTTTGTTGAGCGGCGGTCTGCTCTATGTGACCCGGCAGGAGACGTTGATGTCACTCACCGATTTGCATCGCTGCCTGCAGGAGCAACATCTCAGCGCGGTCACGCTGCCGCCCTCGGTGCTGGCAATGCTGTCCCATGAGAATCTCCCGGCTCTTCGCACGGTGATTTCCGCGGGCGAACCCTGCACCTGGGAGCTTGCCGCACGCTGGTCCGCCGGCCGGCAGTTGTTCAATGCCTATGGTCCCACCGAGGGCACCATTGCCGCCTGCTGGCAACTGGTCGAGGGCCGGGAAGCAGACCGCGACACCGTGCCGATCGGCCGGCCCTTTGCCAATGTCCAGCTTTATGTGCTGGATGCCCGCTTGCGGCCGGTGCCCATCGGCGTGCCGGGCGAGCTGCACATCGGCGGCGCCGGAGTGGCGCGCGGCTATCTCAATCGTCCGGATTTGACGGCGGAGAAATTCATTCCCCATCCCTTCAGCCGGGAGCTGGGCGCGCGACTCTACAAATCCGGCGATCTCGCGCGCTGGCGGCCCGACGGCCGGCTCGAATTTCTCGGCCGCCTCGATCAGCAGGTGAAAGTGCGCGGCTTCCGCATTGAGCCGGGCGAAATCGAGGCGTGTTTGAAGCAACATCCGGCGGTGCGCGAGGCGGTGGTGGTGGCGCGCGCAGAGGCTCCCAATGAGCGCCAGTTGGTGGCTTATCTCGTGCCGCAGGCCGGCCATGCCCTCCATCCCGGCGAGCTGCAGAATTTCCTGCAAACCCATCTGCCCGGCTATATGGTGCCCGCGGCTTTTGTGGCACTGGAGAGCATGCCGCTGCTGCCCAACGGCAAGATCGACCGCCGCCGTCTGCCGGCGCCGGAGGGAAGCCGTCTGGTCTCGGACAAGGAATTTCTCGCGCCGCGCACCGTCACGGAGGAATTGCTGGCGACGCTGTGGCAAAGCCTGCTGCGTGTGCCGCGCGTGGGCGGGCATGACAGTTTCTTCGAACTCGGCGGCCACTCGCTGCTGGCCACGCAACTGGTCTCCCGCATCCGCGAGGCCTTTCATGTCGAATTGCCGATTCGACGGCTCTTCGAGTTGCGCACTCTTGCCGCGCTCGCTGTGGAAATCGACCGCTTGCGCAACGACGCAGCGGCCACCGTCGCGGCTCCGCCTTTGCAACCGGTTGCGCGCAGTGGCGAGCTGCCGCTCTCCTTCGCGCAACAGCGGCTGTGGTTTTTGGATCAGCTCCAACCCGGTGCCGCGTTCTACAACATTCCCGTGGCGCTGCGTCTGCATGGCCGGCTCGACACGGCGGCGCTGGAGAAAAGCCTGCAGCGGGTCATTGCGCGTCACGAATCTTTGCGCACCACGTTTGCCAGCCGCGATGGCCGGCCGGTGCAGGTGATTGCACCGACGCTGCAGTTCCGTCTGCCCTTGATCGCTTTGGAAAATTGGCCGGAAAGCGCGCGCGCCGCGGAGGTGCTGCGCCTGTCGCGGGAAGAGGCGCTGCAACCCTTCGATCTCGTTCACGGTCCGCTGCTGCGCGCCCGCCTGCTGCGCCTTGCCGCCGAAGAGCATGTGCTGCTGCTCACCCTGCATCACATCATCGCCGACGGCTGGTCGATGGGCGTGCTGGTGCGGGAGGTCGCGCAGACTTACACCGCCGCACTCGCCGGCAAAGAACCCGGCCTGCCCGAACTGCCGATTCAGTATGCCGACTACGCCGCGTGGCAGCGGCAGTGGCTCAGCGGTGAAGTTTTACAAAAGCAACTGGCCTTCTGGAAGGAACAGTTGGCCGGACACACCGAAGTTTTGGAACTGCCCACCGACCGGCCGCGGCCCCCGCTGCAAACTTTCCACGGTGCCGTCGAAAAGGTGACGTTCGCGCCGGAGCTGCTGCACAGCCTGCAGACACTCAGTCAGCGCGAGGGCGTGACGCTGTTCATGACCCTGCTGGCGGCGTTTCAGACTTTGCTGCACCGCTACACCGGCCAGCCGGACATTCTCGTCGGCTCGCCGATCGCCAACCGCACCCGCGCCGAAACCGAAAATCTCATCGGCTTCTTCGTCAA